The DNA sequence CACGTGGAACTCTCCACTGCCAGCCCCGGCACTGGAACCTATAGCCACAAACAGTCCAGAGTTCTAGGTGAGACTCAGTGAGGAGGGCAGAGATAGAGCACACTGGCAGAGCACTTGCCNGGCAGGCACAGGCCCTGAGTTTAATCTTCAGGACcacaaaagaggaggaagggaaaaaagataaACGCAGTCACCAACACAAGCTGTACTTAACCCAAAGGGACTAGATAAGAACTCTAACGGAAAGTATTACCTGTCCTGGGTCTTCTGCTTGTAATGACAGTGTGTGGCCCATCGTAGGTGTTATTAGACATATTGACTATGAAGTCACTGAAGTCCCACCCTAAGCTagcaatggtggcacaggtctacaatcctagcactgagaggccgaggcaggaggactgagagtTCAGGACCAACTTGAGCTACACAGCAAACCCATGggtcaaaacaaaaggaaatttcTGCTCTATGTGACAGTGACCACAAGAGGAGCAGACTTNGGCTCAGCGGTtaaagagcactgcctgctcttctagagcccctgagttcaattcccagcaaccacacgNtggctcacagccatctgtaatgggatctggtgtgtctgaagaNCGTGtcaagtgtactcacatacataaaataaacaaatcattaaaaaatatatattgttagGAGAGACCTTGTTTGAACATTTACTGACCTAAGTGCTTGCTGGCATAAagtcctggcctctgtgggaaagtgcTAGCCCAGCTGAGNACAAATAGACATNGATCCTNAAGTCAGCGGAGAACAGATAGCTATAAACCTTGTGGGTAGGTGCCTAATAACCCActctgttctgatcttcctgctgaactGTTCACCCAGTCAATATCCTGTTCCTGGGAACAGGTGTATTACCCAGAGACAAAGCGACCCCCCTCCACCCCTCTTCCTACGCCTATGAGTATATAATctgtgtgggaaaaataaaaatttgtcagcttgatcatCAGACTTGCTGTCTGTTCTTNGTGTTTCTTGTTCCCCCATTCTCTTTCAGGTGGCCGCTCAAGTCCCCGTTCAACTGGCCCATGGGtcgggacaaaaaaaaaaaaaagacataaaatgcgCGTGCAGACTTTAGTTTAAGAAGGGCTCTCAGCATCCCTCCATGATTTCACAAGTGACCTGCTAGATCCCTAATGGTTGACAAACTTCTGATACTGCAGGTGAAAAGAAGTGGGTAGCAACAGTTTTTCTTGAACAAATGGTTTTGACTATAGAGAGGTTCACNAGGTTGTAGTAGAATATTTTATGTGGAATGATAGAACGTCAAgtgatttgcttatttatttaagcttctagagacagggtttctctgtgtagccctcggtGTCCTGATATTTGCTCTGCATANTTCAACTCACAGAGGTCCGGGATTAAAGCATGTGTAATTCCCACCCAGCAGGTGGTTCTTTTCTGAAAAGTGGTTTTTAGGTATGTTCGCctgtgggtttgtgcacatgcatgcaggcgcCCATGGCGTGCTCACTGAGTCCATGAGATCCTCCAGAGNttgagttacaggcagctggagctggAAGGAGNTGGccaatatggatgctgggaattagaCTGGAGTTCTCTGCAAGTACACATTCTTCAATGCTATCTTCCTAGTCCTACCTTTTATTGAAatagggactcactatgtagtcctagctggcctagaactctataTATAGATCAAGAAGGCCTCAAACCAAGAGATCCACGGCCCTAACTTCTGAGAGGTTGTATTCAAGTGCATTCACTATGCctgacattttattaaaaaaaaaaaaaaaacacaaaaaacctgACATTTATGCATCTGTTTATTTGTAGAGCAGGAAATAAATACCACAACATGAATACAGAGGTCACAGACAACCTACAGGagttagttctttctttccatttggaCCCAAGGGATAGAACTCTGGgcgtcaggtttggtggcaagcactttacctgctgagccagctctctctctctctgaagctcTACTATTTGCTTCTACTTAGTATATGTTAACCTAAATCTACTATATAACAAATGTGTTTTCACTTAGGAAAAATTACAaatggaggctggtgagatggttcagtggataaaggcacttgctgccaaacctgaatTCCATGGTGGAAAAGGAGAACTgattcctctgacctccacaggcaccacggcgtgcacaagcacacacaaataaaatctttaaaaagcataaaatgtCATTTCAAAGAATCAGAAAATCAGGTACAATGGttctgctggctagttttatgtcaatttgacacaagctaaagtcataggcaggaacctcaattgagaaaatgcctccaggagatctgcctgtagggcattttcttaattagtgattgtNcgggagggcccagcccattgtgggtggtgccatccctgggctggtggtcctgggttctataagaaagcaggctgatcaagccagtaagacacccaccatggcctctgcatcagctcctgcctccaggttcctgtcttgacttcctccaatgatggactgtggtatgggagccctttcctccccaagttgctgtggggcatggtgtttcatcacagcaatagaaaccctaagtaggACAACGGTGGAAGTTTCTGATGCCAGCACTTAGGGGGCAGAGGCATGAGGTGTATGAGTTCAAGCACATCCTggtccacacagtgagaccctacctcaaaaacaaaacactgtattGAAGAGGGGGCCTGGAAGCTCTTCCCTGCCCAGTCTGTTTGTCTGATCATGTGACACTTTAGCAGCTTTTAAAGCCTCTGAATAAAATGGTTTAaccacaagaaacaaaacaaaaccaaaagaataactGGGAAACcattatctatatatatatgtacattgtagctctcttcagacacactagtagagggcatctgatcactttacagatggttgtgagccaccatgtagttgctgggaattgaactcgggacctatggaagagcagtgttcctaaccactgagccacctctccagccccagactatTTTTCCTATCAAAGATCTAgttgacaagaaaagaaaatagtgtttCATATTTCCCCTTAAAAACTATAAACCCCTGACACCCATAAGAGACATTACCCATGACATCTCGGACAAATTCTGGAGGCGCTCGAGGagcccattcattcattttctctggaaTTGGAACTGCTTTGTCCTGGAACAGTTAAACAGAAAAGCATCTATGAACATACACTTGCTGAGGAAGGTACATCCCGTGTGATGATCTCAACTGAGCACGCTTCTCAAATCTGGAGCTGACTGAGTGTAGTTCTGCTGCCCTGGCCTTACTTCATCCTCTACACCATGGGGTCTAACGTGGGCCAAAGTTCTCCTGTGCTAAACAAGTCTGGAATCTATGTCACTAAGAGACGAGCCAACCTCTTCTAGTCAAAGATACGAGCTGTCTGTTTTATGAGGCCCATTGAAGAGGTAAAGAGTGATGTGGTCCAAATTTGGCGTCTAATGCTTCTTTAATAATGGCTGCTATTTGGAGACGTTGTACACTTTTGCTAAGACATCGAttctgggttttgttggtttCTGAGATAGGTCTCACTGTCTAGCTGATCTgaaactcactacgtagaccacgCTCGCCTCGAATTTGTAGCAAAGTTCTGGGGTCGgccaccagagtgctgggatcgcaggtgtgcaccaccatacccagctcccaTGCTTTGGTTCATATATTAAAGTTAAACTAGAAAGGGCTGTGAAGCAATACTGAATAGTAGCGCAGGGCTGTCATCCCAGCTCGTTGGGAAGATAAGGCAGGAGGAGCCCTGATGCGAGGTCTGCCTATCCTACAAAGCCGATTCGGTACGGAGCGTGGACAGCACGGGCAACGCCACGATACCGCAAAGAGCAAACTAAGAAAAAGGAGGGTGTGGAGGGCTGGGCAGCGCCTTCATGCAGCTACGCTGCTGTAGGTCAAAAACAGGAGCGAGGCTCCCTCCACCGGGCCGCCCTCTCCGCCCCAGAGCTGCTCTAGGGGGACTGAGTGTAGCGTTGCTCGGTCTGGCGGCGGGGTGAAGGGGCTGAGCCTCGGCCCACTCCCACTCACCGGGTTCTTCATGAGCCGCTCCAGCTTGAGCTTCTGNTCCTCGGCCGCATTCTTGGGGATGACAAGCGTCTGCGGCTCTTTCTTGGGCCTGGGCGGTCTCACAGAAGCGGCAGCAGGACTCGCCATAGCCGCTCTCCTACTCCTTCAAGAACGCTGTCGGCGGCCGCTCGTCTTGATGACGACAGAAGAGCGCGCCAACCGCGCACGCGCACTGCCAGaacggggggggggtgtcacccCCTCTCCTGAGGCGCATGCGCACTCTCTCTACGAAGGTAAGCGGCAGTACTGCTAACCTAAGCAGCTTGCTTGAATATTCATGATCGCGAGGTCAGTGTGGTTTATTTTGATCACAGCACTttaatttcatttcctgtttcaaaacaaatcaGAGCTGCCTGATTCTCACATCCGGAGGGGAAGAGACGGCCTTTCGTGATGAGTGGGCTGGCCCCAGGCGACGTCTCAGGTCCCCAAGGACTTCGCACAGCTTGCTCGGGGCTCTTGGCACGTCCCTCCCAGTTTCGCTTGCTCCTGggctttgtcttttcttttttcttttcttttttatctactctactttctccctaccccactttctcttccccctcctcctcttcctctctccccctctccatatagtctccctccctccctctcttccttccttccttccttccttcctttccttttttgtttgtttgtttgttttgtttttcaacacagagtttctttgtatatctctgtctgtcctggaacttggtttgtagaccaggctgtcttcgaactctcggagatccgcctgcctctcacACCCCTATTCTTATAATAATCTTATAATCTCCTTTATAACTGAACTCTTAAAACAGACCCGATCTCCTTGGCCACGCTGAAAGTACAGCGCCACCAGTCGAGGCTGAGTATGTGAGTCTGTTTTAGAATAAAGAAAGTTGCCATTCCAGTCTACCTGGCTAGGAATTAACTTCAAGTCTTTCACTTGAAGGTGAAAGTAATGGAGAATGATGGAACTGCGGCCTTCTGGTGGTGGAGTGTTTTGTTGACCATNCGTGAGGCACTGAAGTAGCTCCCTATAGTAAAAGATGTTAAgagccagcagtggtggtgcaggcctgtaatctcagcacccagggagttacaggcagacagatccctgagttcaaggccatcctggtttgcagagagagagttccaggacagccagaactacacagagaaagccagtctcaaaaaacaaacaaacaacaacaacaaaaacccaagatgGTAACAGtaacatcttgtaggcaaggaAACTGAAACAAGTCCTTTCAAGAAGCTTATTAGAATGAAAGGGCCTCAAAGCtgactggggctggagatggagggagagcaaTAGACAGTACAGTATATGGATCTCTGAANGTGGTGGGGCCTTAAAAGGAGCAAGAGGCTTCCCTTTGGAACCTGGAGAGGAGCTTCATTAAAACNGGAaggaaggctgggcagtggtggcgcaNgcctttactcccagcactcaggaggcagaggcaggcNgatttctgagttcgaggctagcctggtctacagagtgagttccaggacatccagggctacacagagaaacactgtctggaaaaaaagaaaacaaaacaaaactgggaggcagagaaaggagggaagtcAGAAGAGGTAGTGTGTGGGGTACAGAGGAGCCTCTTCAGAAAGCAGCATCCAGGATAATCTTGCAGCAATCCCCCCCCCAGGAGTGACCAAATTCCCAGAACAAAGGAAGGGGCTTTTTTTNGGTAACTCTTTAGGGGCAGCACAAAGTTTCTCATCATATGGTTTAGTTCAGCACAGTGAATATGACACAAAACACAGAAGAGCAAGATGCCATAAACAGAGAGCTGCCAGACCACACCACTGACTGATTCTGAACTCTACCCAAGAGAGAGCTGCTGGCAGATATGCCTGACTCAGGCTATGGGAGATGGCCTAAAGGCACAAGCCTGTGGTCTAGTTCCCAGGACCACAAGAAATAGcaataaaagagaagaagaagaagaagaagaagaagaagaagaagaagaagaagaagaagaagaagaagaagaagaagaagaagaagaaNNNNNNNNNNNNNNNNNNNNNNNNNNNNNNNNNNNNNNNNNNNNNNNNNNNNNNNNNNNNNNNNNNNNNNNNNNNNNNNNNNNNNNNNNNNNNNNNNNNNNNNNNNNNNNNNNNNNNNNNNNNNNNNNNNNNNNNNNNNNNNNNNNNNNNNNNNNNNNNNNN is a window from the Mus caroli chromosome 5, CAROLI_EIJ_v1.1, whole genome shotgun sequence genome containing:
- the Prkrip1 gene encoding PRKR-interacting protein 1 gives rise to the protein MASPAAASVRPPRPKKEPQTLVIPKNAAEXQKLKLERLMKNPDKAVPIPEKMNEWAPRAPPEFVRDVMGSSAGAGSGEFHVYRHLRRREYQRQDYMDAMAEKVSDGPSQAWHCRMFILQE